The following DNA comes from Candidatus Hydrogenedentota bacterium.
GCGAGCCCGCGCTGAGACTCCAGTCGTCGTCCGCGGTGCCAGGGGTATCGTCCGGCCCGTCGGGATCGACAAAGAGCGGGTCCGCGCCGGTGCAGCCCGGGAAGTTGTCCGGGTCCGGCGGGTCTTCGCCTGGTTCCGGCGTGAACAGGTCCTGCACGCAGCTGTATCGGAAGACTGCGTTGCCGTCGATCTGATGTTCGAGCGGCGTGGCCTCCATTTCCGATGCGGTGTTGCCCCACAGGATGGACGAGAGCACGTGCGGAATGCCAGACGAGACCTGGATGATGCCGCCCCCGGTGTAGGCGTCGTTGCCGAAAATGGTACAGCCGACCAGCTTGGTTGTCCCCCCGTAGCACGCAATCGCGCCGCCGAAACCGCCAACGTCGACCGTCTCGCCGCTGTCGCGGAAGGCCGTGTTTCGGGCAAAGACGCAATTGGAGACTTCCATGTCGCGCGCGTTCCACAACGCACCCCCGATGTGCGCACTGTTGCCGAGGAATATGCAATTGGCGATGCGGCTGCCAACGCCAAGATTGACGATGGCGCCGCCGTTCGCCGCGAGGCTGCCCGAGGTGAAGCGCCAGCGCGCGGTGTTGCCTTCGAACAGGCAGCGGGACACGTCGAGCGCGCAATTGAAATCGGCCCAGATAGCGCCCGCATCGCCCGGGCCTGCCGCGGTCGTGGCGGTGTTGTTCCGGAGATAGCAGCCCGACAACGAAACGGTCACGACTGTGCTGCTCTGGAGATAGACTGCGCCGCCGCGTCCGTCTTCCGCCAGGTTATCGCGGAAGGTGCAGTTGATCAGGCTGGGCGCACCATCTATCGAGACCAGCCCCCCGCCTGAATGCGCGAGATTCTCCCGGAAGACACAATTAACAATAGTCGGATGGGCCCCGTTGACATACATGCCGGCTCCCGCGCTGTTGTAGCCGCTCGATTCCCACGACCAGCCCCGCATGACCGTGAACCCGTCCAGCACCGCCGTCTCATCGACATCGACCGCCGTCACGACGTGATAGCTGTTGTCGCCCATGTCCGCCCAGGGACCCAGCACCAGGTCGCCGTCGTCGTTGTTAAGGTCGCCGTTCAACATCGAGAGGCGCGTGGCAGGATCGCGTTCCTCGCGGGTGGTCTCTCCGCCGGCGAAGCCACCGTACAGCCGCCTGCCAGACTGCAGCGCGAAGGAAGCCGTGCGGTCGCCTCCAGGGGGCGCCGGCCGGTAGATGCCTTGGGCCACCCAGATTTCATCGCTCGAATCTGCGAGGGCGTCCTGCAAATCTCTGTACGCGTTCACCCACGAATCGCCGGTTTCGCCCCCCGGCGCATAGGCGTCCACGTAGACCACCGTCTGGGCAGAAGCGGGCAGCACCGCCAGGCCCCCGCTCAAAACCAAGGACATAACCCAAATCAAGCGTGCCGCAGACCTGTTCATAGCACACCCTTTCATCCCGCCACGCCGACCGCCGCGGATTTGCTCACATCCTGTGCGGGCAGTATAACACCCTATGCGGCTCTTTGTGACTTCCAACGACGGCGCACCCCGCGCCGCGTCTATTCCCACTCGATAGTGCCCGGCGGCTTCGAGGTGATGTCGTAAAGGACTCGGTTGATGTGCTTGACCTCATTGCAGATGCGGTTGGCGACGCGCTGCAGCAACTCCGGCGGGAAGCGGAACCAGTCGGCGGTCATTGCGTCCTCCGAGGTCACCGCGCGCAAGGTACAGACCTCCTCGTAGGTGCGTTCGTCGCCCTGCACGCCCACGCTGCGCACCGGCAGGAGACAAACCAGCGCCTGCCAAATCTCGCCGTACAGGCCCGCTTTCTTGATTTCACCAATGAAAATCGCGTCCGCCGCGCGCAGCGCGTCCAGCCGCTCCCGCGTGACCGCGCCGATGCAGCGCACACCCAGGCCCGGCCCGGGGAAGGGATGCCGGCCCACGATTTCCTCGGGCAGGCCCAGTTCCCGGCCGAGCGCGCGCACTTCATCCTTGAACAGTTCCCGCAGCGGCTCCAGCAACTCCAGATGCATCTTCTCGGGCAGCCCGCCCACGTTGTGATGACTCTTGATCGTGGCCGACGGCCCG
Coding sequences within:
- a CDS encoding right-handed parallel beta-helix repeat-containing protein — protein: MSLVLSGGLAVLPASAQTVVYVDAYAPGGETGDSWVNAYRDLQDALADSSDEIWVAQGIYRPAPPGGDRTASFALQSGRRLYGGFAGGETTREERDPATRLSMLNGDLNNDDGDLVLGPWADMGDNSYHVVTAVDVDETAVLDGFTVMRGWSWESSGYNSAGAGMYVNGAHPTIVNCVFRENLAHSGGGLVSIDGAPSLINCTFRDNLAEDGRGGAVYLQSSTVVTVSLSGCYLRNNTATTAAGPGDAGAIWADFNCALDVSRCLFEGNTARWRFTSGSLAANGGAIVNLGVGSRIANCIFLGNSAHIGGALWNARDMEVSNCVFARNTAFRDSGETVDVGGFGGAIACYGGTTKLVGCTIFGNDAYTGGGIIQVSSGIPHVLSSILWGNTASEMEATPLEHQIDGNAVFRYSCVQDLFTPEPGEDPPDPDNFPGCTGADPLFVDPDGPDDTPGTADDDWSLSAGSPGIDAGENSVFPGYIVVDLGGNLRFADDPATPDTGLGTPPIVDMGAYEFGGIPGEGEGEGEGEGEGEGEGEGEGEGEGEGEGEGEGEGEGEGEPPAQHSADQNGDGQIELTELLRVIQFYNSGGLHCADNPGDTEDGYVPGAGANHGCAPHSSDYAEGPSWTITLTELLRLIQFYNSGGYYYCPGTGTEDGFCPGME